The DNA sequence TGCTGGGACAAGAAGGACAAAAGACTTCTGGAAGCCACTGCTTCCCAACCTCAGACCTGGGTCCGGGAGCAAGAGAACCCCGCCTGCTGCAGCCCTGCCACTCTCAGAGCTTCCTACACACACCCAAGCATGCTGAGGGGGGCAGGCGGGCAGGCAGATGGCATCTGAGGCTGGGCACTGGGTGGCTCCCCAACTCCACTCATTCCACACCCACTTAGTGTGCACCTACAACTAGGAGGCAGGTGTGCAGTAGCCATAGGGGCAGGACAATATTGAAAGACCTGGACACTGCCTTTTTCTTGTGGCACTGGCCTCAGCACcctggggtgagggagggggtgctGGGCAGGGGTTGGTTGAAACAGGCTGCTCAGCCCAGCTCCTGTTTCTAACTCAGAGCACAGTGGGGCCCCCGAATTCTGCATTTCTACTAAGTGCCCACTGCTTAGTCACTGCTACTGTGGCCCTGCTTTGCGAATCACTgaagaaacatggggagaaagcAGGGCTGAAAATATTGACAGCACCCCCAGACAAACACCCCCTGTGAGAATGGATGCAGTGCCACGGGCAAGACTAGGCACAGAACTGAAGGCCACCCTCTAATGGAGCTGACCAGGCTATGGAAGCAGCGCAGCACCTGCAGGGGGGCGAACCCCTTCCCCAAGTCTGTCTTAGATGGAGGCAAAGGGGCAGAATGTCAGTCCTGGCCCTTGTCTCTCAGGGACATCTGTGTCCAGAGATGGAGTCACCTTCCACCTGTCTCCTGGGAAGCCAAGTCCCCAAGGCTGGAGACTCTGAGTGTGCCGAGGTCCAGGGCTGGGGTGCTGCTCCCAGTCAGTCAGTCGGTGCAGGTGAAaagaggaggggtggggggggaaccGTGAAGATCAGTCAATTATTCACACCGCCAGTGCACCTTCTCCCCAAGAATGCTTATCAACACcctgagatttttcttttcatccatTTCAAACATTTCCTATTTCGAAGGGAAAATATAATAATGTTTAATTAAGAAATTAAGCCATCCCTTCCTAAATATTCGCTCCTGCGTTTATCGCCtccagggagggggaggggagagtccAACCATCAGCGGGAAGGATGGTTTTCATCATCCACAAAAATCCGATGCCCAAAATAGCCCTATCGTTGCCCTGGCAACTAGCACttgctccccctcccctccccctcgccTTTGCATATTGCCGCATATTTCTCTCATGGCTTTTCAGGCACAGTTCATAAACACGACAGCGTAATAAAGAATATCATCACCAATGACTTACAGCCCAGCTGCGCCCAACGAGATAGGAAGTGCCAAACACAATTTCATGCGGCGAGGGCGACAGATTGACTGGGTGCCCTTCAAATGTGATGCCACTACTTTAAGTCCCTCCAAATTCAGAAATAAAGTTGGTCTTGCCCTCCTTCTGGCCGCCATAGATGGTGCCCACGAGTCTCATTAGGGGCTGGCCGGCTCTTGCCCTGAGATGGGGCTCTTCCAGCGGACTTCTCAGCTCCTCTCCCCTGCCTCGTCCTCTCCCTGCCAAAGGATGGAGGCCCCTGGATGTGGGCTCCTTGAGCTAATTACGCCCTCTTCCCCAGGATTACTGCGCCCTGTGGCTAGGGACGGTGGGGGTGGGGCGGGCCCTGCCACTGAAGAAGATCCGGTGGGATTTTTTCACCATCTTACCctgcttttctggttttgggggttttttgggggggggaggggcaacgTTAATTGTGGGGTCTTGCTCTTTTGCTGGTTAATGCAAGAAGTGAGGGGACTCAGTGGGGCCCTGGAGAGCCACTTCTGTCCAGAGAGGTGTCCTGGAGGCAGGAGAGTTGGGGACTGCCTCTCCTTGTCCCCACAGTTTGCACTCTGCTCATGACCCCACTCCTCTGGTCCTGGGCTCAGATGGGGACAGAGCTTttgtttatgtttaaaaataaatacacattgcTCAAGGTGGAGGGTGACccattcagaaaaaagaaagaagccctGGCTGGGGGCTCTCTCAGGGTCTCCTGGGGCAAGGACATGGAGGTCAAGGGTCAAGGCCAATCTTAGCTACTCCCAGGAGCCTCCCATGGGGCCCACTGCTCACCACCAATCCACGCTGTCCCTCTACTATCCCCTCACCACTCTGCGTGACTCCCAGGCCCCTCCTCAGCCAAGCCAGACAGCATCCCTGACTGAGTTCGGGTCTGTCCACAGCTTGGGGTGGGGAGCCAGGCAGGGGCATACAGGAAGAAGGCACTTGGGAAGGCTATAATAAGGTGGGGGAGGGAGCTGAGGGTAGCATTGGGGCTGGGACAGTCAGGCAGCAGGTACTGGCTGTTTGCTCAGCTGCTGCCCCTTGGGGCTAGGCAGCACCACGTTTAGAAGGCCAGGACCACCACTGGGGCAGGAGAAGGCTCCATGAGAACAGGATTGGGATACTGTTTCTGGGTCCTCTGGTGGAGCTGTCTCAGAACCCCAGTCCACAGCGTGATTGGTCCAGGCTGGAGCTCTGAGGCATGGCCTCAGGGAGATCAGAGTTGGGGGCCGTGTCTCCAAGCACCACTATGAACTGTCCTTCTTCTCTCTGCACACATCACACCTGGAGCCATGCTGAGGACCCGAGCTGACCCTGGCCTaactggggtggggcaggggcggtgggggggggaaggaagCCAAGTAAAGCCCGGCCAGCTCCATGGGCTGCATGCCAAGGACCTCCTCTCCCTGGAGTGTCCTTGCCTGGCTGTCAACCTCACCTGTGCTGGTCCCACCTACCAGGTCATGGGGCGGTGGGGCCTGGAAGTTTGGACAGGTAGCAATGTAGGGGGCTGGGGAGGAAGTAGATGCAGAGGCCTGGCAGCTCTGCCACTTCTTGTTGCCCTGAGTTCTTGTCACCCTGGGCTCTTGGCTTTGTCCAGTAAATTCTGCAGCAGCTCCTGGGGGAGTTTATCATTTGCCCGACTCTCTCCCCAAACTTCTATTACTGAGtgcaaggaaagagaagaaaaatcagaCCCGCCCCCACCCCTCCACTGAATTTTAGATATAATTTGTATCCAGGTAAAATTCTCATAACATAAAACAAGACATTTCCAAGTGACTAATCCAGTGGTACTGAGCACCTTGTAACTGTGTGACCAACACCTCTGTCAAgttccatgctttttttttttttccagagctagggatgaacccagggccttctgcaagctaggcaagcactctccccctgagctacaccccagtcctccagaacattttcatcaccctaaaAAGAAACCACTAGTGTTTGAATGTTGAATGTTCCCCAAGGGCTGGGTCCCCAGGGTGGCACTGTTGGAAGGTGTTGTGGACCAAAGGAGGAGGGGCCTGTGGGAGGCCCTTTGGTCACTGAGGGCCTGTCCCAAAGAAGATTGTAGGACCCCagcctctttctcttccccttttgCTTCCAGGCCATGAGGTAAACAGTTGCTCCCGGGtacccactcccaccagaggcctaaaagcaatgggtaCACCCCATCACAGACTGGAACTTCTAaaagcatgagccaaaataaaccttttgtctTCATAAGTTAATactctcaggtgttttgttatagtgacagaaagccaaCACAGAAATCCTGCTCCCCATAAGTAGTCACTCCCCATTGTCCTCTTCCCCCAGGTGGTTGCTGGCAACCaccaatctactttctgtctctatggatttctCTGTTCTGGACATTACAAAATCATCCAATAAGTGACTAGTTTCTTTTACTTAGTAAAATGTTTTTGAGGTTCGTCCACATGGCATCATGTAccagtactttattccttttaacggctaaatagtattccattgtatttacataccacaatttatttattcattgatttgttAACAGACACGTACGTTGTTCCCAGCTCTCAGTGGTTATGAATAGTGTTGGTGTATCAGTATTCATCTTCAATGTTTTGGGGTACATACagtggagtggaattgctgggtcctGTGGTAattctgtttaactttttgaggaaccaccaaagTGTTTCCCAAGGACACTCCCACCAGGAATGCATGAGGGCTCCAATTGCTCCTCATCCTTGACAGTTTTTGTTATATTTGTCTTGATTCTGTCCAATCCCAGTGATTGTGAAGTGGCATCTATTTTTTGtggctgctttgttttgtttcctttcatttggcAGTTCTgcggtttaaactcagggccttgtgcttgctaggcaggtgctctaccatgcaagccatgcccccagcccttcatGCTATAGAAAATTGtgttttgtccagggccagcctgggaccgTGATTCTCTTACCTAAGaccttccacatagctaggatcacaggcacacactaccatgcctggccttgaacctgatcCTCCAGGTCTccaccacctgagtagctgggagatcactgtggttttgatttgcatttttctaagaacTAAGAAAGCTGACCATCTTCTCATGAGCTGCTGGATACTGGAATGTGACcttggtttatttttctgttcctcCTTGCCAAAACTGCAAATGCGGCTCCAGGACACACAGGGCTTGGGATAGGGTCCCtccaagagagacagagagagaggagagagagagagagagagagagagagagttttatcTCTTTCCGTAGGCCTTCCTGATTGTGGAACCAAGGAACTATAGAGCAAGGGACATGCCGCCCACCCGGCCTATCTCTCCCAGGTGGAAGGAAAGGTCAAGGTTGGGGGAATTCTGCTCATTTTCCTTGCCTGTCAAAGAGGTTTGTAAGTCTTTTTCCTGACATGAGAACATTTCCGAGAAAAGCACAACACCACCAACTTTGCATTCCACAGACAAAGAGGGGCTTTGTAGGACAGAAAGTTCACAGTTACTTTTTTCCCTCTCCTAAAACCTTACACCCTGCTACCATAAAGCATCGCTGCCAGCCATCAGGTCATTGGGTCCCATAATCTACAGGAACAGTAAGTGGAGggaaaatggtgctggaaaatgACACAGTGACTCTGCCCTCCCATTCTCAGCTTTTGTCATCTCAGGCCAGACACACAATTCTTCTTGTCACCCTCCAATGTGACGAACACCTGCATGCCAACTACCAGCTCCCATCAATCTGCAGAGAGCTGGTGCATCCGCACAGAGGTCCTCTGTCCTGGAGCCTGTGGGGGGACAGTTGGTCCCATCCACCCTGTGGCCCCTGAAGGTGTAGCAGTCAGACAAGCCCTGAGTCAGACTAAGGGGTGAGGGACTGTGGCACCACAAGGATAAGATGGGGtactggggtgggaggggggaagaacaGAAAGACAATTCCAGTTCTGCCTCTCAACTGTGCAGAAACTGAGTCCCCTCACCAAGGTGCCTCCTCATGGCTGAGCCTCCTTGCCACACTTCCCCACGCAACAGAGACTTCTCCCTAGAACTGCTTTGGGCCACTCTCTTGGTGAGGGTCAAGGACAAACACCAATGCTGGGTCCCTTACAGAGGGCCTACTGCCAGCCCAGTGCTGTGCCAGGTCCCACGGGAGGGAGAAGAGAACTGGGAATGCTACCTGAAGGGGGTAGCTATTTATAAGATGCCTACTATGTGCAGGGCACAGTTAGGTCCTGTTTCCCCTGTGTGCTCTGATTTAATTTCAGCAAAcctgagggctggaggagtggctcaagtggtagagcacctgcctagcaagtgtgaggtcctgagtttaaaccccagtaccattaaaaaaccaaaaaccctaaTTTCAGCAAGCCATAATAGAACACAGCAGAAGGCTGGAGAAAAAGAGGGGATacagagccaggtgcagtggctcacctctgtaatcctagctattcgggaggatcatagttccaaaccaggctgggcaaacagttcacaagaccacatctcaaccaataactggacacagtggcacatgcctgtcatcccaggcacCTGGGGaaacacaaacaggaggatcgaagtgagattctatctcaaaaataaccaaagcaaaaagggcttatgaagtagctcaagtggtacagcacctgtgtagcaagtgtgaggccctgagttcaaactccagtgccaccaaaaaagaaagaggagacagAGTAATGGTGGAGGGAATTCTGATCACAGAGGCTGGGCTACCCAGTGAGGAAGATGTGCAGTGCTTCTTCCTATTTAAGGTCCACACATCTACAAGACTGCCACTGCCACTACCCCATTGCATGGACGAGGGTGCTGAGCACAGCTGGTTTCAACCATTCGCTCAGATTTACACAAATCACAAACGGTTGAGTCAAGATTTGAACCTAGGACTCTCTGGCTCCAGGGCCTGAATTGTTTTGAGCCTTTGTATTATGAGGAAATATGGGGGAAAAGAATGTAAGAATGAGGTCACTTCCTAAGGCCCGGCCCTACTGTATGGTCACCTCAGACTCTTGGGCATGTACTGGTGTTGTCAACCTGGGGTCCCATTCCTGAGGCCAGGGGTGGGAGGACCCTGTCTGGCCCATGGCAGAGCAGCTGTGGCTGGTGGCACCAGTCATGTCCTATGTCTGAATCACTTCTCTTGCCAAGCGCTGCCAAGAGCTGGGGAGGGATGGACAAGAGGTCCCTGGAGAAAGACAGACACAGGCCCCCACCTAGCAGAGAACAAAGTGCTGGACAGGTATATGTGAACCTCTGGGAACTTCTTCAAAAGTCTGGTGCCCAGACCGAACCTCACACTAATAAAATCCAGCTCTCTGGGGTGAGCCTGGGAATCTGCAGTGGTTCCAACACAGATGGTATCAAAATAATACTGGGAGCCGGGCCTGGTAGCTTCCCAATATGCTAATTCCAGCTAATCCGGAAGCTAAAGtggaaggattgcaagttcaaggctagcctaggatatatagcaagaccctgtgcgcacacacacacacacacacaaggaaatgCAAAGCAGGTCAGTGTGTCTCAACCCTCAAATCCCAGAAGGAGGGCCTTACGAGCAGCCTGCTGGATGCCTATGGAGGCATTTGTTTGCTCTCTAGGCAGCTATTAGAAGTGTGACAGCTGCATAGAAAGACTGTTTTAAAGGAGCCAGGGCTTCTGAGATGCTCCGGTGGATGTTGCATGAGGCCACTGTGCCCTTAGGAGGCCACTAGTCATTTTCAGGGGCCTCGTAAGGACTTGTGGGCTCACGATGAACCATATGTAAAACACTGGGACAGAACAAATAATTCCCacacaaacagaaaaggaaaggcaaTTTTCATCAGTCGAGTGCCCAtaaatctttatatattttatgaatctCACTTACATTTCTTGTCTGACTTGTGCATAAAACTTCCCCAGATTTATACAAGCCAACTGCATAAGTCAGCCCCTTCCCAAATGGGCTCTATATCTTCATGACCTTTAAGAAACCAATGACGGCGTTTCTGTTGTTATCCATAATTGGAAAGCAATGTAGATAAGAAAATTTACGGCAATGAGTGATCTACCTGAGCAAAGCCATAAAGAATACCGAGTATCTAAAGAGTGAGGGGGAGAAGGCGCTCTCACCCTGCTTATCAAATGTTATTTCCATCAGCCAGGGTCTTCTACAGCCACCACTCATGGCTGACTCCTGACACCCAAGGCTGTGGATCATACTAAGCTATCTAAGACACTGTGTCGCTTCAGACCAGGGTTCCCAGCTGTCTGATTCTCTGCAAACGAAGGTGAAAGGAAACACAGTCCTTCCCCATCCAAGTTTCCACGCAGATTtagactctttttttaaaaaggatcgTAAACAGTTTCTTTTTGATTAAAACAGTGCTGGGTTGTACTATAAAGATTAACAGTCAGTTCTTAATACTAAGGAAACAGAAGTGGAAGTAAAGATCCCATTTTTATAGCatcctaatttttaaatcaaGCTCAAGATTTACCCAATAAGCCTAGTTGGATAAAAATGTCCTAAATGGACTTTTTAACTAATTGGCCACTTACTTCCCCCACTCTAGTTCCCCCTGAAGGCTTGGGGAAGGAACTGCCTAGCAATTAGGACAAATGCTGTATATCCAGGATGGGTTTATTGGGATGGTTTCCCCCACATCTTGATTCAGGGTGCTTTTAATGCTGCTTCCTTCTGAAGGAACATCCTTCTGTCAGTCTTGCTTTTCCTCCTGTGGGCTGGCAGAGGACAGTGGAGCATTCAGTACACAAAACTACCATTTGTGTGTGGCTAAGAACGGTGGTGATTTTACAGCATCCTGGGCACTTCACATCCATGAAGGAGGGTGGGCTCTGCACCAGGCGCTTCTTCTTGTGTTTCCTCGTCACCTCCTCTGGAGAGGGATGAAGGAGATCCTTTGCAAGAGGCATGTTCTCACAAGGAGGTTGTCACTGCCGGAAAAGCAACCTAGACTCTTTCAGTGGAGTTAAAAATGAGCCAAGACAGGAaagtaagggagggtgtggggaagGGTATTTCCTGAGCCCCTTCAGTCCCCGCTAGCTTACTGAGAACCAACTACGTGCAGGGGCTGTTCAACAGGCTGGGGAAATTGCAGTGAAcagaatgaacaaaaaatatGTCTTTTGAGGTGTTTCTATCCCACTGGACCTAAGACCTGTTCCAATGGTTCCAGCCACAGAAAGAAGCGGGAATTGACCTTGAGTTACCAGAACAAGATTCATCCTTCTTCAACCCCAGGCAGGGACTGCTAGCTAAGAATAAATCCTGGCCACCAGAGAGCAAGGAAAACCTGGGCAGATttaacctgcttttttttttttttccagtactgggtcttgaactcagggcctacactttgagccaccccaccagcccttttttatgatgttttttttcaaaatagggtcttgcaaactatttgcctgggttggctttaaactgcaatcctcttgatctctgcctcctgagtagccactggcgcctggcatcACCAGCATTTTTAACCAGCACCTTTGATGTACCTGCAAGCTTTAATTCCCAGCACATCTGTCCAGGTCTTGAAGGAACTCAGAGCAGCCTGGGGGCAAACAAGGAGACCCCTGAGAGAACACAGAACAGCATGGATTCTTCCTGCAGAGGAGCAGCAGagacaggcattgctcctggaaCTCCACCCGCCAAGCGTAGAAGCTGAGATAAGCGGCACAGTACAGAGTCCAGGTTACCACTGTCACAAGCTCTGCCTCAGTCTGGCTGAGGACAGTCACCCATTGAGACCAGTCACCCCATTCCTCCGGGCCTCCAATTCCATAAGAGGAGAGGTAGCTGGAGAGGAACGTCATACAGGTAGTGGAGGTAAAATGATTTGAGCCCAAAAGACCAAGACCCAACCAgtaagaagaggaggaggtggaagacCACTCATCTGGTCTGGCTCCCTCCTCCATCCTGGTCACCACCCACTTGTGCCTGAGGAGATATTGTATTCAGAGGTAAGTCATGGTGAATTGATTCACCAGCCCACATTTAGGGGAATCACAGGCTTCCCATGAACCAATGGTACCACAAAAGAACAGCCAAGGGCAAAAGGAATTGATTAGTGACCAGCTGCAGGATGAGACCACAGAGAGGTCCCTAGAGATGCCCCTGGGACCAGCCTGAGTCACCAGCCCTGAATCAGGGGTTCTTACCTGGGAACCCCTCCGCATCTGAATCAGGGGTTCCTACCTGGGAGAGACTTGCCAAGCCACCAGGGATGCCACCTGTCCCACCCAGACCCAGCTCTCATCCACACATATGCGACCATGGAACTGATACAGGGAACCTTGTAGACCCCGTGAGGCTTTAGGGGTGAGGTCAGGATCTGGGGCACAGCAGGCTGGGTTCCAGCCTCAGCTCCCACACTTACCTTGACTTTGAACAAATCATTTAACCCCGTGGAGCCTCAATTTCTCTATGTGTAAGTGGGAGAACTGAGAAGAGCTTCTTGCAAAAGGTAGTGTGTGGCCAGTGCTTAGCAACAGCCCTtagctcttcctcctccccagcctCTTCTTACTGCTGCCACTACTACTGTGACTGCTTTCAGAGACCCAAGCCTTCAGCCTCTGAGGGTAGAGAGAGGGTAGAGAGAGCTCACCTGGAGGTACAGGTAATGGAACCAAGACACTGATTACAAGCAAAACACAATACCAATGGCAGGGCCTGGGCAGGTGGCCCTCCCCAGGGACTGAAGGGATCACTAGCTCTGGGTTGGCAGTAGAGTGTAGGGCTAAGCCCCTGGAGCCAGACAGCTTGGACCCCAGTCGTGACTGACACTGGGCAAATAAGCCTATCTGGGTCTCACTTTCCCCTTCTGTAAGATGGGAAAACAGCAGTGTCACCTTACAAGATGGTGGCAAAACAGCTCCAATATATGGGTCAAGTGGTTGGCTTGGCACTGAGCTCAAAGGAAGCCTTTGATGCTTTTGGGATGAGCTGGTACCTCCATTTTCACTTGGGGTGAACTCAGAGGCATTGCCCCTCAGAGCCTGCAGCAGGTGGGCAAAGAGGCTGCAGTGCTGCTGTTCTGACCCAGGGAGAGCCTCCCACTTTCCACCTTGAAGCAGTCTCTCCCTCCCCGGGTACCCCAGAGCTTTTCCAGAGGCACACATATCCATGCAGGAAGCTCCAGCCAGATCCTCTGAGGAGTGCAACCCCCCTGCAATCAAGGCTGCCACTCTTCTCCTGCAGCTTTCCCACTGAGACTTCAGGCTTCCTCCATACGGAGCGAAGTGGGGGGACCTGCACTCCCATGTGGGTTCTGTGCCAGCTAGCAGGACATAAACATGTGAAAGACACTAAATCCTACACCCAGAAATGAAATGACtccacagggaaatagtgttcttCTCCCTGTGCAGAAGAGAGGAGCAGTAGGCCTGAGACTGTGGTCTTCAGAGAGGCCACTGGGAGGGTTAGTGGTCCTGGCTAGTGTCCAGGTACATGGGGCTTTAGGAGGGTTGTCCTGGCCCCTGCAGATGGGGGCTTACTGAGCCTAGACCCTTTGTGCAAACAGTGTGCTTCATAGGGAGCAACTGCTTTCCTTCTGGAAGTCTAGAATTTTAGTGCATGCTCCAAGTTCaacacctgttatctcagctgGTCCTCCCACAGCCCTGGGAGGTGATGATGCTGACTTCCCAGCTCACAGAAGGGGAAGGTGAGACCCAGAGATGCTCAGTGTCAGTCCGGGCTGGAATTCAGGCTGTCTGGTGCCAGGGGACTCAGACATAGGTAGGGTGGGCAGAAGGTGCCTATGTGACCAGATCCCAGGACATCTTGGACTGctgactttaaaaagaagaaaaccctgACATGGGCAAAGGACAAATGCGTAAGGTTCCACTTACAGGAGGCCTCCAGAGCAGTCAAACCCAGAGACAGGAAGAGTGGTGCTGGGGGAGGGGTAGGACTTAGTGTTTAATGGGGAGGGATTTTCAGTTTGGAAAGATGGGaaggttctggagatggatggtggtgatggctgcacagcaCCACAGCACTTAGAATGAACCGTACACTGGTTAAAATGGTACATTTATATTATGCACATTTTActacaatttaaaatgttttttaagccAGGCAGggcggtacacacctgtaatcccagctattcaggaggtggagacaggaggactgtggttcaaggccagtctgggcaaaagttgctgagaccctatctgaaaaacaaactaaaaagcaaaaggactgatggtgtggctcaagtgttggaaTGGGAGTCaaagtttttaaaatcacatcAGGTTACCCCCATCCCAGTCAGTCCACACCTCCTGGAAGGAGATCCAAGCTCTGGCTAGCTCTATGTCCACCCAGGTCACCGAGGAGACCCCTCCTCTGTTCCTTGCACCTGCCAAGCTTGGCCCCCACTTTGAGGTCTTCGCATTTGCTGTTCTGTCTCGAAGTTTCCTCACAATAATGACTCTATTGTCACTGAAATTTCAGTTTGAATGTCATCTCAGAGAGGCCCTCCCTGGCCACCCCATATAAAGTAACCCCCTACTAGTTCATACCACATCGCCCTATGTTATTAACACTTTAACTCTTTAACTCAGCTTGAgcacctctccctctccctctccctctcctctccctctccctctccctctccctctccctctccctctccctctccctctccctctccctctccctctccctctccctctccctctccctctccctctccctctccctctccctctccctctccctctccctctccctctccctctccctctccctctccctctccctctccctctccctctccctctccctctccctctccctctccctctccctctccctctccctctccctctccctctccctctccctctccctctccctctccctctccctctccctctccctctccctctccctctccctctccctctccctctccctctccctctccctctccctctccctctccctctccctctccctctccctctccctctccctctccctctccctctccctctccctctccctctccctctccctctccctctccctctccctctccctctccctctccctctccctctccctctccctctccctctccctctccctctccctctccctctccctctccctctccctctccctctccctctccctctccctctccctctccctctccctctccctctccctctccctctccctctccctctccctctccctctccctctccctctccctctccctctccctctccctctccctctccctctccctctccctctccctctccctctccctctccctctccctctccctctccctctccctctccctctccctctccctctccctctccctctccctctccctctccctctccctctccctctccctctccctctccctctccctctccctctccctctccctctctctcttagtGTTGGTTTCTTTTCTGCCTCTGCTGACCAGAGCAGGAACCTAGTTCTGTGGACAGAGGTTGATTGGCACCCAGTAGGTGTGTAAAGGATTTTGAAAAGCGggctggaaggaaagaaggaatacaGCCATCAGAGACCTCCCCAGTGACTGGGAAGCTGCTCCCTCCCGCTGAAGTCAAGTTCAGGAGACTTAGCTGAGAGTCCAGCAGGAAATGGGCTTCCTGGGTCTAGAGGGAGTGGGTCTGGGAGGCCCCCCATCAAGGTGAGAACTGTCTCCTCCCAAATATTTTCTGTTAGGAGTGACTTTTACCTAAGGTATGAAATACAGTGAGGTCAGATGGGAAAGGAGAGAGCCAGAGAGCTGGCTGGGGGGTGGGCAGGGCAGGAGAGAAGCCTTCCCAAGCAGGTCCGGGCTCCCACCCCAAGAGGACACAGATCTGAATcaaaccctccccacccccaccaccaaagGCTGCCAGGATGCTTCCAGAGCCCCTGCCCCATTTCATAAGCCGCCAGCTCCCCTCGCACCCGAAGGAGTCATTTTCCCAGGAACCGCCCATAAACATCTTGCTCAGCCTGCCACCTCAGCAGACAGGGCgggggctggaggtgggggcggggggctCTACCAGTGTGGCCCGGTACCCCTCCCCCAGGGACGGGCACCTCCCCATCCAAGGGGGGCCTGGACCAGGGGTCGAGCGCTCTGCggggggggg is a window from the Castor canadensis chromosome 11, mCasCan1.hap1v2, whole genome shotgun sequence genome containing:
- the LOC109696100 gene encoding small ribosomal subunit protein eS27-like, with amino-acid sequence MPLAKDLLHPSPEEVTRKHKKKRLVQSPPSFMDVKCPGCCKITTVLSHTQMVVLCTECSTVLCQPTGGKARLTEGCSFRRKQH